The genomic window CCATCTCCCCGAGGGTTGGGTGCTCTAATCCCTCACCCACTGGGCAGCCCAGGACCCAGCTCCACCATCACCCTGGGGCCCTTCCAGCAGGGCTGCCCGGCCGGTGGTTCCTGCCTGTCCCAATGCCTTGGTTGACCCTGGCACTGCCCTGCTGCATGGTGCCACCATTCCTTGAGGAGATCTCAAACAAAGAGGACAAACCTTGATGACTAAGGGATGCACAGGAAGCACCGTCGCCACTAGTGTGTCAGGCCAGCAGGAAGGAGGGGACAGCAGGGGATGTCCCTCTGCATCCTTGGACTGTCGCACCCaagggagaggggacaggcCACTGGcatctccctggggagctgccgCTCTACTGGGACCCCTCCATCAGCTCCAGGATGCTGCTGTAGAGGCGCCTGGGGGCATCCAAACCCCAGATGAAGTCCCAGTGGTTCCAATCGGGGATGTGGCTGTAAGTGACGAGGTGGGCGATACGGGGCAGCAGCAGGCgaacatcccttgggtcagctgcccAGTCCTCCCCACCTGACCACACTGCAGTGGGCACAGGCATCTCCTCCACCTGGTAGGAGGGAGGTGTCTCCTGGAGGGACACAGCGAGGTCTGAGGAACCACCATTATGGTCAAACACTGCAAGCTAGCCTGTCCCCACACCACCCAGGACAGTCCCCTGGCATCTCCagccaccagcactgctgctgcagcctcctaCCTGGTGGTACACGGCTGGGTTTTTGCTGCCATAGTCAAAGGCTTTGAATTCTCCCGATTTCATCACCTGGGAGGAGAGGATAGATCTGTGGTGGTAGGCCAGCGAGCACTGCTGCGTGGGTCCAGCATCTCCCGGCCTCCTTAAGGGACCACATCATGAGAGGGTGCTTGCAGGAGATATTGTAGGGGGAGGAGGTGTTCCAGCAAAGCCAGACTTTCCAGCTTTTTTAACAGGGTGATGCTTTGACCTTCAGCTCCGCATCTGTCCCTAGATATGTGTTGACAAACCAAGGTGTTGCATGTGACTCCTTGGCTGCCCTGGTACAATGCTGACGGCTCTGAAAACTGGCTCATCATGAGTGGTGTGTGCGGGATGCTGCTGGAGGACTTCACACTGGCGAGTTTTCCTTCAACAGCCTGATCATCCTTACCTTCTCATGACACTTCGGGGTCAGAATACAGACATCGGTGAGCCCAGTTATAAGAGTTGCTTCTATGCTAGGGTTGAAAGCTGAGATATTTGCACAATAGTTGCATTGATTAAAAAGACCTTTTTTGCCTTCCCCGTTACCTATAATTTGGCTCTTCGAGGAGGCACCAGGGTGGGGGTCTCCAGCCTGACCCCGTTTCCAGCAGGGctgatgctgcagctgcagcaggttgctcagactGGCATGGTCTGGCCCTGGTGTCTCAGGGACCCCTTTGGGCAGGGGGAGATGCTGTTGGATCCTGCTTCGCCACATTGTCTCTGGCTGAGCaagcccagcacccccagcctctccttgtaCGCTCTGGTTTCCACCCACCATCACTATGGTGTCCCCAGGCTCGCTCTGCTTTGGGGATCCCTGGGGGCCCCAAACTGGTCCCAGCATCCAACTGTGgcctccccatcccatcccttgTCCTGCCCGGCACAGCCCAAGGCGCACACCCCAGTGTCCCCTGGTCCCCAGAGGGACCAGGGCAGCTCATCCTGCATCCAGCACCTCTTCTGTATGCCTGATTTCTTGCCTTTACTTTCTCAGGAGCTGTTAACATCCAAGATCCCTGACCTCTCATGTCTGCCCTGGACACACCAGACTCTCAGTGAAGGGACCATCTGGGGTGAAGTGTCTGCATTTCAGGAAACCTACCTGGGCCCAGTGTATCATGTTTTTGACAGATGTCCTATCCGGATAGTGGGATGTGTACACATCCAGCCGCGTCTGCAAGGAAACACGTTCAAGTTACCGTTGGTTTCCAATGGATAGGAGCGAGGATGGCAGTTGCCAGATGATGCAAAAGAGCTACTGCTGAGTCATGCTGCCTGAGAGTTGGGTCAGGTTCAGGaatgtaattttcattaaaaatcaatTCCTCTGAGACAGCTCCAGGGAGAGTATGGTGATGGAGGATGAGGTACCCCTAGCTCCTGGAGATACCTCATCTAGGCTCAGGGACGGTGCTCAAGACCTTAGTGACTACCCATGGTCACTCAGATGCTGCTTCAGCAGACTTGATGTAGAGTGGGTaggagcaggggctgcaccccaggggtgctggtgggaggtACAGCTGGTCTCAGTGACAGGCAGCCCTAACCCAGAGATGCTATCAAGTGCCACCTGGTCACTGATGTtcacccagcagagcctgggacTTTTCCTACccagggaggagaagcagcaaaagaGGGATCTGGCAGAGGGCACACATTGCCCTTGCAGCATCTGCTTGCCTGTGAGCACCAGGTGTAAGCGGCTAGAGCCGGCTGGGCTGGGTGTttggcagggaggggacaggctgCAGACAGAGGGGTCGGCAGAGccagtgggtgctgctgggtgccCCTGAGCAGTGCACCCTGGGGCTCCGGCTCCGTCACCCCCACAGAGGGCAGCGCTCTCACCATGTTGAGGTTCTTCTCATTGTAGCCACCCAACAGAAAGAGGAGGTTGGCACAGGGCTTGTGCAGCAGCGGGTGcctgcacagctggggaagaaaaccccacagCTTCCTTATCCGTAGCGAGGCATCGGTTCTGCCgagcagaagctgcagaagcaaAGGGCAAAGTTGATTTCTTGTGtttcccttcctgcagcctaGCCTTTGGACTGCCTCCCTTgacctgccactggccagtGTCCCCGTGAGCTGTCCCACCAGCTGGGCGGTGAGGGGATGTGAAGCCCAGGGAGCCTGCAGAAGTCAAACCTGCTTCTCCTTtgccctcctgcctctctgagATCTGTACAGGTCATTGCAGGAGGTGATGCTGTTTGAATGAACACCAGGTAAATAAATATCTGGGACTCTTTCGCCCCACCTCCCCCAAGCATTGGATTAATTTTTCACTGTCATTAAAATCAACACATCATTACTGTCTTTTCCAGGCAGTCTGTTtgggaattcaacaagagcccCCATAGAAAGACCAGTTTCAACACCTGACGCTCCTACAGGTGGAAGGCAGGCATGCACTCAACAAAGTGACCACGCAGGAGTGTGCCTCACCTGAATCGTGTCTGTGCTTAGGAACCAGCAGGAAATAACTGTTTTCTGCTGCATCGGATAGCCCGTGGACTGCATCTAGGCACAATCCCTTTTCTAGTGTTTGGGGGAGGAGAGCATAGAGTAATCTCCTACCGGAAACATCCTGAATTGCCTGTCCAGAAGGAAGGACATTTTCACGATGGGACTTTTGGCATGCTTGATTGTCACTGCTGGAGCCAGGGCAAAAAACATTCTGATTTTCTGAGCCAGTTCTGGCATAGATGAAAATGCAATGAatgctgagaaaacagaaaaacagcctGAGACGTGGTCAATCTTTCTTCAGGTGCTTAATCTGAGGGTTCACTTGGACCTGCTGCCCAGAGCTGTTTAGCTGGCATTATCTCCAATTAGGAACCTGGGATCTCTTGCCACCTTTCTGCTTACACATTGGTGCTAGAGATGTCCAAAAGGAGACAATGCCTTTATTCCTACAGTTAGAAGTGACTGATGAGGCATTTCAGCGACTAACACTGATGGGAAGTCCTGCCCCAGCAATACTGTCACCTTCCAGCAACCACTGCTAAAGGGTGTCATCATCACAGAGGTTATCTTATACCCCTGATGGCTCAACTGGTAAAAAGGAGCACCGTGCATTTCatcagaaagcagaagctgtgaTGTCCGTGCAAAATGCCTTTGGTTTTGATGTGGAACACTTCAATTCAGTTTTCTAGGCTGAATTATAGTTGCAGCAAGGAGCTTACTGAGGTCACCAGGGGCTTTCTTACTACCCTAGAGCATCCTCCCAGATGTCTCATATAGAAAGCACGACTGCTGTGGGAATTCTCCCTGCAAGAGACCTTCTACCTAGCCTGCCTGCTCAGCAGCCCACAAAGATGGGacctctctgctttctgcttacAAACaccaaaattaacattttcaagGTGGTCCAGGCAATGTCATGTGCAACCCCTGCTAACGCACCGATCGTGCAGCCCTGGGAGTAGCCAACATAATATATCTGCTTCTGCCCAGTCTTCTGCAGAACAAAGTTGATCATGGCTGGGAGGTCGTACATTGCCATTTCATGAAAGCTGCAACACAGGAGCAGTGCATTGGTTATAAGGTAACACCAGGAGAGCAAACTCACCTGTGAATTTTGGCTGTCTTTTATCGCTCATATCTGTGGCTGATTTTCCAGGAGAAAATTCCTATGAGCTAGGagagccctgtgctgggggagaCTGCATAGAGTCTGAAGGCATCCCACCTCTCATGTCCTCACCCTTCCCTGAAACGGCTTAGTCCTCCCATAACCATGGTTAGCGGTAAAGAAACTGTGCTGAGCCTGGCCAGCTGTGCAttacacagcagctctgcagacccAGAGCTGGCTCTCGTCAGGATTacagcaccagctctgctccagagaTGCTCTTTCCCAGAAGGGAATGGAGCACCAGTTCCTGCCTATGTGCCTTTTAGTGTGATATGGTGAAGCAAAGACCTTCTTTTTCTCAATGGAAGCATGTTTATGAGCTTGGGAAATCCAGGACTGCTCTGAAGATCAGCTCTGGAGGGGCAGTAGCAGCTTAAAAAGCCACTCTTGGGACAAGGATTCTGTGGACAATGTCTAGGAGAAGAGGAGGTGGCAATGATGCTTGTGGGCACCTTGCCGGGGGGCTTGGCTGGGGAGGTCCCTGCAGAGGCCCTAAGGTAGGGCTGGTGTCTCTGCAGGATGGGCATCCCCACTCAGGCAGCAGTGCCCTGTGCTCTCGGCAGGGCCAGGCAGCTGTAGAGCTGTTGGCACCGTGTCAGCAGGCAGGTCTGCACAGGTACCTCCATCCTCCCCAAACACATCGCCAGGAGGTCTGGGGGAGGCCATACCTGGGGATTAGGTGCTCTGACTTGCCTGCTTGGAGGCACCCACCTCTGCCTAGAGGTTAGTGACAGGCAGAGAAGTTTGTTGCACTTTTGTAATCTGctccagctcacctgaaatCCCAGAATTCAACCTGGTCAGCTGAAAGTTGCTGGTGTCTCTGTGACCAGCTTGTCCCCCGGCTGTTTCCCAGCCAGACGTCATAGCCAGAATCTGCTAGTATGAAGCCAAGGCTGTTGTTAGCCAGATTTTCCACCCAGTGGCTGCCTTCTCCAAGTAACCCATGCTGGAGAAACACAACTGGCTTGGGCCCTGGATGTGAAAGAAACAGTGCATTTTATTGAACCGGAATTTCTTTACTTACTAACCCCAAATTCAGGCCAATAAAGCCTCTTGCACTGCCAGTGTGCATTTTCTTGATGTCTCCTGGTGAAGAAATCCTTGCTGTAGTTGTCTCGTGGTGGTTGCCTTGTTGTCTCAGGCTACAGGGCTGTGGGTATTCCTCCTAAGCCTTTCAGATCCCAGGTGCTCATCCCTGCAAGCTCAGCACCGTGGCCACTGGCAGCAACCATGTGAAAGCTCAGATGACAGACTCATCCCTGAGATCATTCAAACCCCAAAGTCACAAATTGATGGGCAAAAAATTAAATGAGGAGCTCTCTCAAGAGATGCCTGCACCTTCTGAGACGAAATTGGAGGAATACCATGGATTTggtatttttgctttaatgatGAATACTCCCCTGGCCTGGTAAAGCTGATCCCTTCACCTGCTTGTTATGTTAAGggtttgagttttcttttgctAGCTTCCTTTTGAAATGGAGATTTACCTCTGTTCCTAGGATTTTCTCTCCCATGAGGAATTCTGTTCAGGCTGACATAGTAGCCGTCGCGAGTCAGGACTTCATACTCCTCGCTGGGGTACCCTCTGTGGCAGATAATTTggctctggggaaagaaaaaccccaatGGAAAGCTTTCTATAGCCGAGGTATTCATTTGGCTCAAAGGGCACGTCCCTCATCTGCTGGGATgcctttgcaaaacagaaacactgtGGCAGCTGGGCATTACTTTGACTGGGGTGTCTCTGGATCAGCTGAGGACTTTTTTGAGAGAGGATGCTCtgtccaaaaccagcacacatggTGACCCGAGCCCCTTCCACATACATACCCTCcatccctctctcccccagctAAATGTCTGCAAACTTTCAGACTGAGTGGAATTTCAAACTTCTGACTTACAACATTCATGAAAGTCTCAGGGTTTATAGCCTTTTTCTGCTCGATGGCATCTGCTGAGTTTGTGGGTGCTTGTATCGAAACGAGGACTGCCATAAGCAACCACATCTTGTGTCTGTGTAAaacatattattattattattgttgctaTTGTTACTgttatcattgttattattatataaCGTTGCTATGAATGTCTGTTTCTACTTGGTTATGATGGGTTAAGTTCTTTATGTATCTGAAGACCATATATCACGGTCTGGGCTGGGGAAGCGGAGAGGATTTCCAATTCCAGCTTCCATTACAGTCCACGCAAGACTCCTCTTACTCTTCTGTACTGACTGTCTGGTACTAGGCAAGAcccatttttctatttttaatggtgaaaagaagagaaatagcTTTATAATGCAAGAACTAAAGCTATAGCATATACTGTCAGACCAATTGTCTCACAGAGGAAATTAATCCAAAGTAAGATTTTATGCTATTTAGGTTGGCTGGGCTATAACCATGTCTATACTTTTGCTGTTTCTCTATCGCTTAGCTTTTTACCCAGGAGCCATTATTAACACAAGGATCCTATAAACTGAAATGTGTAAAGACTCATAGGAAGACTTTTTAGTAAAAAAGCAtagcctgaaaaaaacagtaacCCTTTTGACCACCTTAGAGACTCCTTCCTGAGCAGAGATCTATTCTTAGTGTACACATTTAATATTATATATGATTTCTAATGCTTTGCCAGGCTTTTAAAAGTTAGAACTTAACTTCAACTCAGTAGCATGAGTTGTAAATCTTCTCACCAGCCATCTGGTTACTCTCTacctcccttcttcctcctcccaatGGGTCTCCCACATCATGAGACATATCTGCCCTCTGAAATATTCCCAGTAAACCTCTCTATGATATTACCAAGAGGCAAGTTACCAAGAAAAGCAATCAGTCAATGCTTTTTCACCCTGGGGATAGCTCCGACGCAAATCTGAATTACGCGGGGGAAAATACCTTACCAGGCAGAGCTCACTGTCGTATCTGATCAGGCTGGTGG from Phalacrocorax carbo chromosome 13, bPhaCar2.1, whole genome shotgun sequence includes these protein-coding regions:
- the LOC104042199 gene encoding lipase member M, producing MWLLMAVLVSIQAPTNSADAIEQKKAINPETFMNVSQIICHRGYPSEEYEVLTRDGYYVSLNRIPHGRENPRNRGPKPVVFLQHGLLGEGSHWVENLANNSLGFILADSGYDVWLGNSRGTSWSQRHQQLSADQVEFWDFSFHEMAMYDLPAMINFVLQKTGQKQIYYVGYSQGCTIAFIAFSSMPELAQKIRMFFALAPAVTIKHAKSPIVKMSFLLDRQFRMFPLLLGRTDASLRIRKLWGFLPQLCRHPLLHKPCANLLFLLGGYNEKNLNMTRLDVYTSHYPDRTSVKNMIHWAQVMKSGEFKAFDYGSKNPAVYHQETPPSYQVEEMPVPTAVWSGGEDWAADPRDVRLLLPRIAHLVTYSHIPDWNHWDFIWGLDAPRRLYSSILELMEGSQ